The sequence CTTTGGATGGTCCAAAACTTTAGACCTTATTTTTACCATTTCGTTACCCGTTTGAGATTCTTGTTTAGAAAAGTCCCTGGTGATTGTTAATAAATTCATTAGAGTTACGTGAGAGTCAAATTTATTGGAAATTGGTTATATTTCTATTGCTGATAGCTAGTTCTAGTAAGCATACTGATATTTGAATAGATGTTCAtttgatgccaattttgatttcTGGATGCATTTTAACCTAATATCAAGTCTTTATGCTCTGGTCTTGATGTCACAGGCATGAAAAATATGTTACTCAGTATAGGGCTATGTTTGTTCTGAACTGTAAAATTGTGGACAACCAGAGATTACGACTACCTGCAGGTAGTAAGAGAAAGCGAGAGAGCAAAAAAATATCAAGGGGACAATGCAGAAGAAACAACGACAAATTGCCTGAAACTACCAGTGAAAACTTAAAAGATGAAGTTTTCAAGCCAGTCTGCTGCTCTGTTTGTCAGACTGAAGTTGCAATATTAGATGAAGATGAGATCTATCATTTTTTCAATGTCATGCCAAGCTATGCTTAGTTCAAATTAGTTCCAGTGGAGTGAATCCCTCCAAAACAATGGTTGGTGATGTGACGGATAAAGAGGAATTATGTACAAATTGGTAGCTTTTCATAAGCCCATTTAAAATTGAGAAAACTGCACAAAATGTTTTGGCACTTATTTGTCATAAGACGAAACATATCTTTTGTAGAACCTTAAAGATTAATTTAATAGACCAAACAGTGGCATTACAAACCGGCAGAAAGTTACATACATTTTGCGCTACATGTTCAAGCTTTAGGCCTAACAGCAGATAGCTCTTGCTTTTGCTGCCTGTGTTGCAATCTAACAATCAAGTCTACTCAATGGAGTTTTCCGTAGCATGTGGCTCAAATGGTTTTTAAGTGCATAGTGCACAAACATTTAAGAGATGAGTTAAAAATCAATTGCAGTAAGAATATcaatattagttaatgaccatcaCAGCAACATTTTGTCAATGTGTCGTTACTAGAATGCAATATTCATCTGATGCCATAAGAGGTCTCGCGACATTTTCACCTCTTATGTGGATACCATGTTACTATCACAATGAATTGGTGGTTATCATTAACAAAATAATTATCAAACTTCGCTGTATAATATTCTTTCTAAGCTTTAAGGATCGATGTTACCAAATTTCAAGATTTGCAAGAGAAGTTATGGTTGATATTCATTTTCCAACTTTGTTAAACTAATTGTCTTTCATGTTTGGAAGCTGTAAAGGCCAAAATTTGATTTTTAGATCATTATCTAAATGATTACAGCTCTTAATTGATCTATTTTGTACTTATCTAATTGTCGAGTAATTGTAGTTTTAGGGTACAATTTAGACCAAGAATAGATCATTTTTGTTGTGTATCCACTACAGATCATCATTTTTGGTCTAGCCTCTTGTAAAATGTATTTTAGACCAAGAATAGATCATTTTGCCAGCATTGATGACTTTTTTGATTCAATGAAGAAGCATCGATATTTTTCAAGATTGACTTCCAATTAGGTTATCATCAATCAGGACTAGATATGACTATTATGTATTCATAGCGTGGTCACTTTTGGGTTAAcaatgttttggatgtttttgtgaGCTTAATGAATAGTTATGTAAAGGCTTCTAAAAACACTAGTTATAGGGAAATTTGTCTAAATGTGTTCTTAAAAAAAATCTAATATTTGGGGCATATCATATATTTTAAAGGTATTGCAATAAATATTGATAAGAATAAGGCAATAATTGACTCGGCAATATCTAAAAATGTGACCGAGGCAAGTTCCATGGGACTAGCTAGATATTATAGaaagtttgtaaaatattttaaggGTAGCATATCCTATCACTCTTTTGCGGATGAAGAATAAAAAGTATGGAATGAATGATTTGATCAAGATTTTCAAATTTAAGAGGAGAAATTAACCACATCCATCTTTAAAAGTACTGTAGTAAATTTTGATAAAAGTAAGGCAACAATTGAGTGGCCGTTATCTAAAAATGTGACAGTTTATTAGTTAGATATTATAGAAAGTTTGTAAAAGATTTTTCAAGGGTAGCAAATCATATCACTTCCTTGCAAAGGaagaataaaaagaataaaaaGTTTATGGAAGGAATAATGTGATaaagattttcaaattttaaagGAGAAATTGGCCACAAATCAATTGTTGAAGATTCTAGATCTTGATGGCCACTTCATTATGGTAATTGATTCCAAAAACTTAAGTAAATGAAGCTCCTCATAACTGAGTTAGAAACCATTCATGCCTTACAAAAATGAAGGCATTTTCTTTTAAGAAACCTTTTGAGTTAAATATAGATCAAGGGTTAAAGTATATATTAATTCAACCCACTTTAAATTCATGCCTTACAAAAATGAAGGCATTTTCTTTTAAGAAACCTTTTGAGTTAAATATAGATCAAGGGTTAAAGTATATATTAATTCAACCCACTTTAAATTCAAGACAAAGAAGATGGTTGAAATTTGTAAATGAACATGATTTTGAATTTGGATGTATCAAGGGCAaggaaaatatattaaaataatattgtaatgttTAGCTCTGATGGTCAATTAAATTGTTAGGATAGACTTTAAGAATATTTTTTGTTCCTATAGTTGTAATATACTTTTCTTAGTTTTCAATGCTTTTtgtaatatggtattagagctctagtCTTGAAGGAGCCTTGGGATCGATGACAAAGAATTTATCATATAAATTTGTACATTCACGTACAAAGTTTTTTTTAGTGGTTTTCAATAAAAttcatgatttttaaatttttgaaaaaatttgctaagaatttttttttttacaattgttTTTCTACAAAATGTAGaggattttttctaaaaaaaatatacatttttttttttgggcATAAAATTGTGTTTGCTTGCTTATGAGTAAATCATAACCTCCTTGCATGCTATGCCACATTCTTTATTGATATTGCAAGATTTCTTGTAGAGAATCACACTATTTTTGACAAAAACCACATTGCGTCTAGGTTTTATTCTTTTCCCACATCAAATTATCTTTTTTGTACACGTTTTGGTGTTTTTGGGCAcattttttctttggtttcatgTGCAAGGACTCTTTCTAAGCGAACAATGGGTTAGAAGATCTATTCTTGGAGCGATTTTTTTTAAGAAGTGGTGATTTGCCTACATTTTCTAGGTTACATGACAACATTTTTGCAACTGATAGcttcttttatgcatttcttgGTGTTTTTTTTGACGATTTTTAACAAAAATTGTGGTCTTCCCAACAGTGGCTAGGGTTCAACTGAATTTCAAAATAGTTTATTTTAAGTTTTTGGAGTTTTTTTGGGATAAATCATGTTTTTTTGGTGCCTAGGGTTTTTGAGTGGCTAGGGCACATTTTCTACATTTTCCGAACTTTTATTGtagttatttttttcaattttttttaacaaatttgtGGGTTTTACCTTGTTggggtttcaaattttttgtttctAAAAATTTCCAAACTATTCTTTAACAAATATTGAATTCTTCATTTGGGAGGGATGGTTTCATTGACCAATATAATATTGAAAGGCATCAAGAGATTCACttgaaaaaattatatttggaagtaGAAGATGCTCATTATCTTTGAATATGAGTGCCTTGATTAGATCTTCCACATGACTAAGCCCTGACTAATGACTATAGATAAAGGCCAATACAAGTTTGATGAGTGTAATTGTGAAGTCATTATGCTCATTAAATTATTCGTCACATGAAATTCTTTTGAAGATTCCTTCAAGAAAATATTCTTTAGAGATTTGGAAACACCTTTGACATTTGCATGAGACATTAGATAAGGGGACAACCTTCTTCTTGAAGAATATTGTTAGTTTTGATCATGATGGACGAGAAGATCTATTTGCAGgatcatttgatgaagatcaaagATATATGTGATTAGTTAGTAATTATTGGTCCCATGATGGAATAATAAGACAGGGTGGCTATAACACTAAAAATGTTACCATGGTCTTATGAGTAttttatagaaacactcaaaatcaaGACTACTCGTGTTAACTCAAATTTTAATGATTTGTGCAACAAACTCTTGCGGCGGGACAAATGGTGTAGTCACAGATGGAGAGTCTAGAATAGGACCATCCAACTGCACACCATAGTGAAAATAACACAACATCGTGTTCTtaaaataatgaaattattatattcatcatcaacaacatcaattaTATCATATAAATTAGTATCTAGAATGATAATGGGCTTACAGGCCTACCATAAGGCATTACAAGTTTACACACGGTGCATTGGCATGATCATAGTCCCATGAGCTAGCAGATTGAATATAATAATCAAGCTTATTATCTAATTACTGAACTTATCATTTGTCTTCAAAATGATTATAAAATGATCTTATTTATGCTTTTCAAGCTCCAAAAAAGACTTTTGTCGACCACAGGGTCTCAAAACCTAATGAGTAATGAAACATGCAGGCTGGCCTCAAAATACAAGATGATACACCGTGGAAGATGAAAACGTATTATAGACTGCAAGAAATGATTCTCCTAGGTCCCAAATGTCTCAAATGATGTTCGAGTTAGATCCACATGCCATGGGAAGGGTCTAGAAGTGAATTGTCACCAGAGACACAAAATGTTTTGGCAAATGAATGAATTTTTGGATACaataacttaatgaaaattgaAAGATCTCTGGATATGATGTAGATGACCACGTTTAGTGTGAATGTAGATCTGCAAGGCATAAAGAAAAATATTCAATACAATGTAGAGAAAGTTTTAAGACAGTTACAAACTAAAATGCAaggaaaaggaaatgtttttggttgatgcgagATTGATTGGtaattgttgtcacaaaatttgAACCCGCTAGATGACCACATATGGTCTTTAACCTTGTGCAACATGAAAACAACCTCCCAATTGTGGGACTTGTAGAAATGAGGTTGAGTCTctagagaaggtcgacttccttttCAATCTaatgcaagtgttgaaccaactcaacactgataaatttgatggtatgatgaatcaataaggatctagacaactactaagagggggggtgaatcagtagatagaaaactgactaaactttcaccaaactcaaaaacaacctctcaagtcaaactcataactaactggttcaaacactgaactacaaattgcaatatcattgaTAGTATACCAATTTGACTGGCATAatagaataatagtaaaacaactttgaaactctcaaaccatttgaccaaaatatccaaatactttattgacaaaagtaaaagcacattttagactactgtcggtcatcatatcatatctaagtggatttagcagttaagaaaattaaccatatcaaacataaccacaaaaaacattctccacttgacacaatgattttgatgtggaaacccaaatgggaaaaaccacggtggggatgaatacccacaagtattttgaactcttctgaagttcgccatgttaggagccaagcctgttaaagctttaaaaaaattcatgttaagaacaaatcctattagggaccacctggttaagggattgaccataatgccctattagaagcaataccctgttaggagtaacctcggtagaggatttgaaatccaagttaATCGATCACTTggctagaggatttagatagcactaagcctgttagagcttaccctgttaagggatttgactgttgtaattgttagagaacaacaagggtttgctgatttggtgaataacactactctgcttgatcatatccttttcatgctcctatctgccttcacacatactgcagatacatctcctggttcggcaaccaatcactcttacacttaaccaaaattgccaacattacaacaaaacaactcatcgatcttataagcaaaacaataggtcggtaacacatcacaaacctaagatctcatagagattacaaacaaatcggttcaagtatgaccgttggattaaatggaaatcattgcacatcattcaagacaacctcaaccgctttatcgatccctataactcatcacatggtttccacttcatgcaatgtactcactcattcccaaggcaaaaccgttatctctacgtgccaaaaaccatttgaaactcttcacatacaacatgcatatgtggcataatcattgtcgttcatcatttgatcataaaccaatacaaccaattcaccaagctccatcagttagggtttggcacatcaacaggtagggttactggttgatctcactgcttctcaattaatactagtttccttcactagctcacctattgGTTGCAAAACAACgtcattacaacatcattaccggttaattgacatcaatgacaacataataattCATcgattcaatcttcatgcaaatgccaacaatctctccctttggcattgatggcaatacaagtatcaatacccttgattgttatgattgtgtataggaatcctggtttacattttaccatgtactctccttcaactaagtctcaATGTGttcagctggtaactagctatagatcttctctctgtcaatcatatagctcttctccccctttgacaacaatgccaaagtgaaagtaaaacatgcagtgtcatacttcactgttctacatcaataatctgcaacttgatgctccccctatggaataactccactctacaccaatcttgcttcaagattcttcaattagctctgggactgatgcaTTCCACacctgctcaattgacctcatgtaggggcacaacccctagctgacctctaagatactcaaaagtagtctgaGGCAgatgtttagtaaagatatctactagctgctccttgTAGATACATTCCCCAATaatacatctttactttgcactttctctctcaagaaatgatatttcaacacaatatgcttggttctagcatgcaacaccaggttctttgaaatatttatttcactggcgttgtcacataaaatctttactagttctgtgatcttcaacttgaatccttctagaatgtgtttcatccagattgtctgggtacaattcatatacgctgcaacatattaaGCTTTAGTAGTGGACTATGATATAGATCCGTTCTTCTTGCTGCTccatgatacaagtcttcctccaagaaagaatgcaccaccagttgtgctcttcctatcatctattgGCAttgtgatgatgttttgattgtcattgatgaacacacactttcttgatgatggacacacactttctcgatgtatgagttatgctcaaccggtaattgttccaactggtgttatgtattattgaatgtatagtctttagactatcggtactttgcagaagatgtttaccggtcacaggttgactgaagaccccaagcagtatgaagacctcaagcagtacgaggatcccaagtggtatgaagaccccaagtggttcaaggatctgaaatggtacgaaggacccaagcggtaattaacttttgattggaacactacgattttccaatcttcatttttgacaactggtaatcagtatattgtattaacctgTATattgttaccaaatgtgtctagatgcactgtacctaggaacttgtagtctaattctattggaccgacatgaaatcagattcctttataaggacatcatgtctagggtttgcatgtgtaaGAGTGATAGAATAGAGAAGGTTATGtacgatcattgaagagaagattaggtttgtgtgaagagatagagtgtggagatattgaagactgaagtaatgttgaaatgcattaacaaatgAGCaaacaaggatctaattaagcatgttgtgctattgtctagatcattcacttgttgattactaatatcttcgacaagtctgaaacccttaatcgggtaggcatagcaaagcctttgtaaatcctctaacgaggtggttcataactatggatctgaaatcctctagcaaggtagtctttaacatgacttatctcctaacagagatctagattcctaacaggatctgttctggtgaagaacattgtatgaccttaaccggtctggtttctattatgcagatagttacttgtgagtttttgctcaccgtggtttttcccatttgggtttccatgtaaaatatcttgtgttatggtgattgtgctcttgtgggtgaatgctttgttttctatttggcttgCATTTATCTTAATCGGTTCATTAGTGAATATGCTGtgccggttatctgctaaattgtttaaaagtttgtttacaatattttttagtataccaattcaccccctattagtattcatcatcatcaacattacctacccagtctgcatctgtataaaccttgaaatcaaagttacctgcatatagataccataatccatagtcaatagtacctttcaaatatttgaatatccttttggttgctatcaagtgtgtctcctttggattcttctaaaatctggcaactaaaccaactgcatgagcaatactcggtttgctatgaacaacataatgcaatttccctatcattgatctatactccttttcatcaacagatgcaacatcctcctccttagatagtttacaacctgtaaccataggtgtcccaactagtttatagtcactcattccaaatgtcttcaatacctctttcacatacttagactgtgtgataaaaatacccctcttcatctgctgaatttgcaaacctatgaaggattttatctctcctactagagacatttcaaattcacttttcatctcatttgcaaggtcatcactcatgtcatcattgcctccaaatatgatatcatccacaaacacttcactaactagtatcttatctccttcaggtTTGAGATATAcattgttgtcttcattggttctctgaaaaactatcttcattaggtgtgaatgtagcctttcataccatgctcttggtgcttgcttcaaaccatatagtgccttgtgaagTTTACACACCATATTCTTTACATccgtcaaagcataaccatctggctgctcaatgtatacttcttcttccagtattccatttagaaatgttgatttcacatccatctgatatactttgaatccactatatgctgcaaatgcaagtagagtcctaacaccttccaatatagcaactagtgcaaatatatcaccatagtcttctccttcttcctttgcataccaatctagctttgtttctgactactactccatattcatttagtttatttctgaatacccatttagtacctatcacatttttattctctggtctgggtactagggtccatgtgttgttcttctcaatttggtcaagctcttcctccatagctttaatccaatgatcatccttccttagcagttctaggctcaatagtggagatcatgccagaattctctctaattcttctactGGTTAATACTTCAGCATCTTTATGTCCAATAATCTGggcaggattatgattgagtctcatataccttggaatgacattatcattatctttaggttcttcttcctcactattatcttcttcttctgaatctacccaTTCAGGTTGAACTGATAATACATcattcacttcaccagcttctggcttcactgattctggttccaaaaccagaatgtaaggttcatcttccttcttttctttactagtttctcctaaaacttcaagacactcatccactcagacatcaacactttcaatgattctctgtgtccgattgttgtaacatttgtaggccttactcttggtggagtaaccaataaatatgccttcatcacttttatcctcaaacttactaacatagtcacctctcttgataaaacatttattgccaagaatcttaaaataactgacattaggtgatctaccataccaatattcataaggatttttgtccttacctctctttaccaatatccggttcatagtgtagacagatgTGCTGAAatcttctctctagaaagtttttgctactcctccttgtataagcattgttctagcagcttcaacaactgaccggttgtttctctctacaataccatttttcttttgtgtcctcggtgtagaaagctgcctcttaattccattgtcttcagaatatctagtgaattcatctgaagtaaattcaccaccttgatcagtcctcaaacactttatcttcttaccactttcctttttagttaaggccttgaatgccttgaacttactaaaggcttatgttttatccttcaagaatgtgatccacatcattcttgagcaatcatcagtgaagatcataaaatatctgtcaccttgaatacttttagtccttattggtccacagagatctgtatgaaccaattctaaaaaatattttgctgagaaggattttctcttaaaagttgaggatgtcatatttcctaactgacattccttgcacagagcattcatcggtttgtccaactgaggcaaacctcttaccgacttggacttactgaccgtaacaatgttatcaaaatttatatgacaaaatctctgatgccaaagccaactatcatctactttagcaattaaacagttgttgactttaggattcaggtgaaagaggttaccttttgtctacttgccggttgcaatcaggtcacctttgctcccatagattttgcacattccattcttaaattccagtggataacctctttcattgagttgagctacacttaaaagattgtgctttaatccttcaacccagtagacaccatctgcacttctctttccattaagagaaatggctccctttccttttaccatacagggtgagtcatttccaaatctcacagctcctccatcaaattctttcaaagtaagaaacttactccggtcaccggtcatgtggtgtgaacaaccactatctataatccaatcatcagaactatccatgcgagaaactaatgccttctgatcatatgtctcctctttaatggcatcaaagacaatgtcttcattagcatcgattcctcatcagtgataccgc is a genomic window of Cryptomeria japonica chromosome 7, Sugi_1.0, whole genome shotgun sequence containing:
- the LOC131050205 gene encoding uncharacterized protein LOC131050205, with the translated sequence MDSEDPSSSTAVDQIVSDDDEIDYTVKPEFFDPCSDDKDEAWLERKRKGRSSDAILSCPACFTTLCIDCQRHEKYVTQYRAMFVLNCKIVDNQRLRLPAGSKRKRESKKISRGQCRRNNDKLPETTSENLKDEVFKPVCCSVCQTEVAILDEDEIYHFFNVMPSYA